In a genomic window of Thermoanaerobaculum aquaticum:
- a CDS encoding glycosyltransferase has translation MKVAFVHDWLTGMRGGEKVLSEMASFFPDAPIFTLLYRKGSVSGELSRHPIRVSWLQPWTLGGRFYRPLLPLMPRAVEELDLSGFDLVISSSHCVAKGVIPPPGAVHVCYCHTPMRYAWDQREAYLARVPWVLRGLLKRRLAYLRLWDVVSAARVDHFVANSQLVARRIRHYFRREAEVIPPPVDTEFFTPGDSKGKHLLMVAALVPYKRVEVGIAVAKALGRELRIVGEGHLRRTLERFSPANVRFLGRVSDERLRDEYRQAALLLVPNVEDFGMATVEALACGTPVVGLAASGTADIVIHGEHGLLVEEPTVEALASACSQALSRSFSPAACRERAESFSRARFRRRFRYLLERVGVSL, from the coding sequence ATGAAGGTTGCCTTCGTTCACGATTGGCTCACCGGCATGCGGGGCGGGGAAAAGGTGCTTTCAGAAATGGCCAGCTTTTTCCCCGACGCCCCAATTTTTACCTTGCTTTACCGCAAAGGAAGCGTTTCCGGGGAGCTTTCCCGACATCCCATCCGTGTGAGCTGGCTGCAACCCTGGACCCTGGGGGGACGGTTTTACCGCCCGCTTTTGCCGCTCATGCCGCGGGCCGTGGAAGAGCTGGACCTTTCGGGCTTCGATTTGGTGATTTCCTCCAGCCATTGCGTGGCCAAGGGGGTGATCCCGCCACCGGGTGCGGTGCACGTGTGTTACTGCCACACCCCCATGCGCTATGCCTGGGACCAGCGGGAGGCCTACCTGGCGCGGGTCCCCTGGGTCCTGCGCGGCTTGCTCAAGCGCCGCCTGGCTTACCTGCGGCTGTGGGACGTGGTTTCCGCCGCCCGGGTGGACCACTTTGTGGCCAACTCCCAGCTGGTGGCCCGGCGCATCCGCCACTACTTCCGCCGGGAAGCGGAGGTCATCCCGCCGCCGGTGGACACCGAGTTCTTCACCCCCGGTGACAGCAAAGGCAAGCACCTGCTGATGGTGGCGGCTCTGGTTCCGTATAAACGGGTAGAGGTGGGCATTGCCGTGGCCAAAGCGCTGGGGCGTGAGTTGAGGATCGTGGGCGAGGGGCACTTGCGGCGGACGCTGGAGCGCTTTTCCCCTGCAAACGTGAGGTTTTTGGGGCGGGTGAGCGACGAGCGGCTGCGGGACGAGTACCGCCAAGCGGCGCTGCTTCTGGTTCCCAACGTGGAGGACTTCGGCATGGCCACGGTGGAGGCGTTGGCCTGCGGCACGCCGGTGGTGGGGCTAGCCGCCTCCGGCACCGCCGACATCGTGATTCACGGGGAACACGGGCTCCTGGTGGAAGAACCCACCGTGGAAGCCCTCGCTTCCGCCTGCAGCCAGGCCCTATCCCGTTCCTTTTCTCCGGCTGCCTGCCGTGAGCGAGCGGAAAGCTTTTCCCGCGCTCGCTTCCGCCGCCGGTTCCGCTACCTATTGGAGCGCGTGGGCGTCAGCTTATGA
- a CDS encoding glycosyltransferase family 4 protein has protein sequence MVTVALDARKLPDFGIGSYVAALLRHLPAMAPEWSWAILVTAEGREMLPAFPPNVRVLHVEAKGYTVREQLLLPWRLSTLRPRLFHIPHYVIPLSYVGRMVVTIHDIIHVLFPEFLPKPAGYAYATFMIRAAVARARRVIAVSHTTAQDLATLLGANAHKVEVIPNGVEAEFFADHDGNEDEAHRRRLGLSRPYFLFVGNHKPHKNVEAVLKAYQLFVNEAGDEVPHLALAGGFTPTGPLAPRVEAMGLASKVRFLGFLPRHELRAVYRGALAFLCPSLYEGFGLPVLEAAACGLPIMASDIPAVREVLADAVLKVNPRDVVEQAQAMRRLWQEPETRKKLASAAHSRAQRFRWEQTARETLGVYRRVLGETP, from the coding sequence ATGGTGACCGTTGCCCTCGACGCCCGCAAGCTGCCCGACTTTGGCATCGGCAGCTACGTAGCTGCGCTTCTGCGCCACCTGCCCGCCATGGCGCCGGAGTGGAGCTGGGCGATTTTGGTCACGGCGGAAGGGCGGGAAATGCTGCCCGCCTTTCCGCCCAACGTGCGCGTGCTGCACGTAGAAGCCAAAGGCTACACGGTGCGGGAGCAGCTGCTGTTGCCCTGGCGGCTTTCTACCCTTCGTCCGCGGCTTTTTCACATCCCCCACTACGTGATCCCGCTAAGCTACGTGGGAAGGATGGTGGTCACCATTCACGACATCATCCACGTGCTGTTTCCCGAGTTCCTCCCCAAGCCGGCGGGGTACGCTTACGCCACGTTTATGATTCGGGCGGCGGTGGCGCGGGCCCGGCGGGTCATTGCCGTTTCCCACACCACGGCTCAGGACTTGGCTACCCTTTTGGGGGCCAACGCCCACAAGGTGGAGGTCATCCCTAACGGCGTGGAGGCGGAGTTCTTTGCCGACCATGACGGAAACGAGGACGAGGCCCATCGCCGCCGGCTTGGGCTTTCAAGGCCGTACTTCCTGTTTGTGGGCAACCACAAGCCACACAAAAACGTGGAAGCGGTGCTCAAGGCCTATCAGCTCTTCGTTAACGAAGCCGGGGACGAAGTCCCGCATCTGGCGCTGGCCGGCGGCTTCACCCCCACCGGCCCGTTGGCTCCCCGGGTGGAGGCCATGGGCCTGGCCTCCAAGGTCCGCTTCCTGGGCTTTTTACCCCGCCATGAGCTGCGGGCCGTGTACCGGGGCGCTTTGGCTTTCCTGTGCCCTTCGCTTTATGAAGGTTTCGGACTGCCGGTACTGGAGGCGGCCGCCTGCGGGCTTCCCATCATGGCTTCGGATATCCCGGCGGTGCGGGAGGTGCTGGCGGATGCGGTGCTGAAGGTGAACCCCAGGGACGTGGTGGAGCAAGCGCAAGCCATGCGCAGGCTCTGGCAGGAGCCCGAAACCCGCAAGAAGCTGGCCTCGGCGGCTCACTCCCGGGCCCAACGCTTCCGCTGGGAGCAAACCGCCCGGGAAACCCTGGGCGTGTACCGCCGGGTGCTGGGGGAAACGCCATGA
- a CDS encoding glycosyltransferase family 4 protein gives MRIAFDARPLLGARTGVGVWLEGLLRHLAQATPWALELHLPRPAEVGLRGFPRELPVLAPRLPLPGTLWLVTTAARQVQGADIFVGTLGILPRRLQTPSVLVLHDLTPRSRPHHHRLANRFCFNAYVEESLAQADVVVCSSHATAHRLATLLPGWARDVRVIPLAVDEFFSPGEEDRAAVEAKFAQGRPFIVQLGTLEPRKGVDTLILAHDLLLAENPQAPDLVLAGGRGWGGDFVERALARHRQPQRVHCPGYVTREEARALLRAAQLVVLASEEEGFGLPLAEALCCGAACVASNEEALVEVAAGAALHVPPRDPQALAQALGTALRPEVQADLRQRAAVRAPELRWDRVWPQWVLLLSELAGSPG, from the coding sequence ATGCGTATTGCGTTTGATGCCCGCCCGCTTTTGGGAGCCCGCACCGGGGTGGGGGTTTGGCTGGAGGGGTTGTTGCGCCATTTGGCCCAGGCCACGCCCTGGGCGCTGGAGCTGCACCTGCCAAGACCCGCTGAAGTGGGCCTGCGGGGCTTTCCCCGGGAGCTGCCGGTGCTGGCCCCGCGCTTGCCGCTCCCGGGCACCCTTTGGCTCGTCACCACAGCCGCCCGCCAGGTGCAGGGGGCCGATATTTTCGTGGGAACTCTGGGGATCTTGCCCCGGCGTCTGCAAACGCCCTCGGTTTTGGTGCTCCACGATTTGACCCCCCGCAGCCGCCCTCACCACCACCGCCTGGCCAACCGCTTTTGCTTTAACGCTTACGTGGAGGAATCCCTGGCCCAGGCCGATGTGGTGGTGTGCTCCAGCCACGCCACCGCCCACCGCCTGGCCACGCTGCTCCCGGGGTGGGCCCGGGACGTGAGGGTCATCCCTCTGGCGGTGGATGAGTTTTTCTCCCCCGGAGAGGAAGACAGGGCAGCGGTGGAGGCGAAATTCGCCCAGGGAAGGCCCTTCATCGTACAGCTGGGCACCCTGGAGCCCCGCAAGGGCGTAGACACCTTGATCCTGGCCCATGACCTGCTGCTGGCCGAAAACCCCCAGGCCCCCGATTTGGTGTTGGCGGGGGGTAGGGGCTGGGGCGGGGACTTCGTGGAGCGAGCCCTGGCCCGTCACCGGCAGCCCCAGCGGGTGCATTGCCCCGGCTACGTCACCCGCGAGGAAGCACGGGCGCTTTTGCGTGCCGCGCAACTGGTGGTGCTGGCTTCCGAGGAGGAAGGGTTCGGCTTGCCTCTGGCCGAGGCCCTGTGCTGCGGGGCGGCCTGCGTGGCCTCCAACGAGGAGGCGCTGGTGGAGGTGGCGGCTGGTGCGGCCCTCCACGTCCCTCCCCGGGACCCGCAGGCTTTGGCCCAAGCCCTCGGCACAGCCCTGCGCCCGGAGGTGCAGGCGGATTTGCGTCAAAGGGCAGCGGTACGGGCTCCCGAGCTGCGCTGGGACAGGGTTTGGCCCCAGTGGGTCTTGCTGCTCTCAGAACTTGCGGGAAGCCCGGGCTAG
- a CDS encoding glycosyltransferase family 4 protein — protein sequence MWRWRVTLAFWAHLLRDLLGTFFSRWRRFYRRVVKGEAELVVGVDIFPFFERMTGVGWYAWNLLLELPKVDPQLRLNLYAHTFAAPDEPAPPPLPLSPRTRFRFHHIPAGFLLPVKPTIAFLRTVVEPLFFFLDGNDLFFAPNFFPPRRHQAAIRQLVVTVHDLAFLRLPHTVQQETLDNLHSRLPETLAKAAAIIAVSQATAKDLQQLLGIRPHRIHVIHEGVDPLFLREPGEVPAHIPPRYLLFVSTLEPRKNLLGLLRGFQQAVEGGYPGHLVLVGRWGWRTEEAQEELARSPVRERILHLDYLPRAALTAVLRQAEALLMPSWLEGFGLPVVEAMACGVPVIASNTSSLPEVMGDAGLLVDPAKPEALAQAILKLASDPRLKIQLGEKGKQRAQLFQWQEAARATAGVFHRVAGQETGFPDAYCV from the coding sequence ATGTGGCGGTGGCGCGTGACCCTGGCCTTTTGGGCCCACCTGCTCCGGGATTTGCTGGGAACCTTTTTCTCCCGTTGGCGGCGGTTTTACCGCCGGGTGGTGAAGGGCGAAGCGGAGCTGGTGGTGGGAGTGGACATCTTCCCGTTTTTCGAGCGCATGACCGGCGTGGGCTGGTACGCCTGGAACCTGCTTCTGGAGCTGCCCAAGGTGGATCCCCAGCTGCGCCTCAACCTTTACGCCCACACCTTCGCGGCACCCGATGAGCCGGCCCCTCCGCCTTTGCCCCTTTCCCCCCGCACCCGCTTTCGGTTTCACCATATTCCTGCCGGCTTTTTGCTGCCGGTCAAGCCCACCATCGCGTTCCTGCGCACGGTGGTGGAGCCGTTGTTCTTCTTTCTCGATGGCAACGATCTGTTTTTTGCGCCCAACTTCTTCCCTCCCCGCCGCCACCAGGCAGCCATCCGGCAGCTGGTGGTCACCGTGCACGATCTGGCCTTCCTGCGCTTGCCCCACACCGTGCAGCAGGAAACGCTCGACAACCTGCACTCGCGTTTGCCCGAGACCCTGGCCAAAGCCGCGGCCATCATTGCCGTTTCCCAGGCCACCGCGAAAGACCTTCAGCAGCTTCTGGGCATACGCCCGCACCGCATTCACGTCATCCACGAAGGGGTGGATCCTTTGTTCTTGCGCGAACCCGGCGAAGTACCCGCCCACATCCCGCCGCGCTATCTTCTCTTCGTTTCCACGCTGGAGCCGCGCAAAAACCTCCTGGGGCTTTTGCGGGGCTTTCAGCAAGCGGTGGAAGGGGGCTATCCGGGCCATCTGGTGCTGGTGGGCCGCTGGGGGTGGCGAACGGAAGAGGCGCAAGAGGAGCTGGCCCGCTCACCGGTGCGGGAGCGCATCCTGCATCTCGACTACCTGCCCCGGGCCGCCCTCACTGCGGTTTTGCGGCAGGCGGAAGCCCTGCTCATGCCCTCGTGGCTGGAGGGGTTTGGATTGCCGGTGGTGGAGGCCATGGCCTGCGGGGTGCCGGTGATTGCCTCGAATACGTCCTCCTTGCCGGAAGTGATGGGGGATGCGGGGCTGTTGGTGGACCCGGCCAAGCCGGAAGCCCTGGCGCAGGCCATCCTCAAGCTGGCCTCGGACCCCAGGCTTAAAATCCAACTGGGTGAAAAGGGCAAGCAAAGGGCCCAGCTCTTCCAGTGGCAGGAGGCGGCCCGGGCCACCGCCGGGGTCTTTCACCGGGTGGCAGGACAAGAAACCGGTTTTCCCGATGCGTATTGCGTTTGA
- a CDS encoding enoyl-CoA hydratase/isomerase family protein, with protein sequence MEPVRLTSHGPVAIVELARPEVRNALSRETVDLLTSYLSRLRSEPLRALILTGEGGHFCAGAHLGELSESLDQPGAGQKEASRLAALYSALLHFPYLTVAAVEGSAFGGGAGLACACDFVVASPEAVLQFSELRLGFVPALISVFLDRRVGSARLAQLFLNPRPLSAAEAQSLGLVDEVNPNPLARAQELALEVAAKTAPSAVTACKRLLLELSHPQLDQQLARAAQVNAVQREQPDFRRGVEHFLTHKRFRDWLGS encoded by the coding sequence ATGGAGCCGGTACGCCTCACCAGCCACGGACCCGTGGCCATCGTGGAGTTGGCCCGGCCGGAAGTGCGCAACGCCCTTTCCCGGGAAACCGTGGATCTGCTCACCTCCTACCTCTCGCGTTTACGGTCTGAGCCTCTTCGGGCGTTGATCCTCACCGGCGAGGGTGGACACTTTTGCGCCGGGGCGCACCTGGGTGAGCTTTCGGAAAGCCTCGACCAGCCGGGCGCGGGTCAAAAGGAAGCCAGCCGCTTGGCCGCCCTTTACTCCGCGCTGTTGCACTTCCCCTACCTCACGGTGGCGGCGGTGGAAGGCTCGGCCTTTGGCGGCGGAGCGGGGCTGGCCTGCGCCTGCGATTTTGTGGTGGCTTCCCCGGAGGCGGTGCTGCAGTTTTCGGAGCTGCGGCTGGGGTTTGTTCCGGCGTTGATTAGCGTGTTTTTGGACCGGCGGGTGGGAAGTGCCCGCCTGGCCCAGCTTTTCCTAAACCCCCGGCCGCTTTCGGCGGCGGAAGCCCAGAGCTTGGGGTTGGTGGACGAGGTAAACCCCAACCCCCTGGCCCGAGCTCAGGAGCTGGCCCTGGAAGTGGCGGCCAAAACCGCTCCTTCGGCGGTAACGGCCTGCAAGCGCTTGCTCCTGGAGCTTTCCCACCCCCAGCTCGACCAGCAGCTGGCGCGGGCCGCCCAGGTCAACGCCGTGCAGCGGGAGCAGCCGGATTTCCGCAGGGGGGTGGAGCACTTTTTGACCCACAAGCGCTTCCGCGACTGGTTGGGTTCATAA